Sequence from the Thermococcus sp. CX2 genome:
GGATAGCCATCACAACCGCCGGAAGCGTTGGAGACGTGCAGGCTTTAGCGAGAATGCTCGAGGCGGAGGCTCGCTATTACCAGTTCACCTGGGGCAGGCCGATGAGCACCAAGGCCATGGCCAACCTGCTCAGCAACATACTGAACGAGAACAAGTGGTTCCCATATCTTGTCCAGATCGTCATCGGCGGCTACGTCAATGAGCCAGAGCTGGCGAACCTGGATCCACTCGGCGGCTTGATATTCGACAACTACACCGCGACAGGCTCTGGCAGTCCATTCGCGATAGCCGTTCTTGAGGACGGTTATAAGGAAGACATGAGCATCGAAGAGGCCAAGGAACTCGCAGTGAGGGCCATCAGGACGGCAGGAAAGAGGGACGTCTACACCGGAAGCAAGAAGGTCCAGGTCGTCGTTATCACGAAGGACGGCATGGAGGAGGAGTTCGTCGAGTTCAAGGATTGAACCAAATCCCTTTTTAACTTCCTTCCCAAGTCAGTCTCATGCAGGAGAGAACCCAAAGGTTAATCGCCCTGGCCCTCGTGCTGCTTCTCATTCCCGCCTTTTACGCGGCCGAGAAGGTTACAGTTACTCCCAACGTTGTTCTCGAGCAGGTAAGCGAGATTCTCACCCAGGTTCAGGAGATAAGGAACCTGACCTTCAAAGAAAAGCCCCAGATAATCGTAATCACGAAGAGTGAGGCCCTCGCGATGTGGAAGCCGTCCAAGACAGACGTGGAGAGGATGAGAGTAGAGGAGCTGACCTACAAGATGACCCTTCTCCTACAACCAGACTACCAGTACGTCAAGGAGGAAACCGAGCGCTCCACCAACTGGATAGCGGCAACGGTAGGGGATAAGATATACGTCATCCAGGAGAACTTCCTGTCGAACCTCGACGTGGCCGAAAGAACAATAGCCCACGAGTCAATTCACGTCCTCCAAAAGCAGTGGTTCGACGCGAAGTACGGTGCATACACGCTCGACGGAACACTCGCGATAAGGGCCCTCGTGGAGGGCGACGCCGACCTCGTAGCCGACATCTACTGCGAGCGGAGGGGCATTCCCATCTACAAGATACGCTCGCTAAGCGGCGACCCTCTCACAGACCTCAACATCTTCTCCTACGTCTTTGGAGACCGCTTCGTGAGGTACCTCTATGAGAAGGGCGGCTGGAAGCTGGTGAACGAGGCCTACAGGAATCCCCCAGTTTCAACCCAGCAGGTTATGCATCCCGAGCTATACCTCGAGAACGTGACACCCGTTAACGTGAGCCTGAGCGCCCCAGAAAACTCGCGCGTTCTCCGCGACGACAGGATGGGAGAGTTCTACGTTTACATCCTCCTGAGGAGCCACGGCTATGACAACGAGACCGCGTGGAACATCTCGTCCGCGTGGCGCGGTGATAGACTGCTCCTGACCCAGAACGCGAGCGGCTACACTCTCCAGTGGGAGGTCGTTTTCTCAAACAACGCGAGTGCCATGGCTTTCGGGGAGGCGCTCGAGAAGATGGCCAAGTATAACACCTACGCGAACTACACGATAAGGATAGACGGAAACTCGGTTCTTCTGATAGCGGAAAGGAGGGAAGGTCGTTGAAGCTCAGGTGTACAATCTGCGGCAGGGAGTACGATAAGCCCGTGCAGAGGTGTGAGTGCGGCGAGCCGGTAGAGTTTGAGCTCTTTCATGGGGAACCCTACATAGGAAAGACCGTGTGGGAGCGCTTTTACGACTTCTGGCCGGTCGAACCGGATCCCGAGCTGAGCCTCGGCGAAGGGGATACGCCCCTTGTAAAGTCAAAGCTCGGGAAAGAGCTGGGGATTAGGTTATACCTCAAGAACGAGACCGTCAATCCGACCTGGAGCTTCAAGGACAGGGGGACGTTTTTGGCCATAAGCCACGCTGTCAGGGAAGGTTATAAGGCTGTTGGAACCGTCTCAACCGGGAACATGGCCGCGAGCGTTGCTGCCTATGCTGCCAGGGCCGGCTTGAAGGCCAAAATCCTCGTCTCAGAGAAGGCCAGCAAGGAGAAGCTGAAGGCCGTTTCTGTTTACGGAGCTGACGTGATAAGGGTAAAAGGCGACTACGGGAGGCTCTACTTCGAGAGCCTGAAGCTCGGAGAGAGGCTCGGCGTCTATTTCATGAACTCGGACAACCCCTTCAGGGTGGAGGGCTACAAGGGAATAAGCTTCGAGATAGCTGAAGAGATCACGCCCGACTACGTTCTCATACCCACTTCTTCCGGCGGCCTTTTCAGGGGAGTTGCCAAAGGCTTCACCGAGCTCTTCGCGAGCGGGCTGATAGATAGAATCCCCACACTCGTTGCCGTTCAGGCTGAAGGCTGCTCGCCGATATGCAGGGCCTTCGAGGAGGGGAAGGAAAGGATCGAGCGCTTTGAAAGTCCAAAAACGATAGCCCACGCCATAGAGAACCCCCACCCACCGAGCGGGAACGCTGTCTTGAAGCTCCTCCGTGAAATGGGCGGCCTTTGCGTTACGGTGAGCGACGAGGAAATCATGAAAGCCCAAGCAGAGCTTGCAAGAGAAGGCCTCTTCGTCCAGCCCGCGAGTGCCACTGGGATAGCCGCGCTGAGGAAACTCAGGGAAAGCAGAAGAATCGAGGAAGGGGCAAAAGTGGTCTCAATACTTAGCGGGGCGGGGCTTAAGACCCTCGGCCAGCTTGACATCCGGGACGTTAGAGAGTGCCCGCTCGAAAAGCTCGACGAGTGTCTCAAAACCTAGACATGAACCATTTCCTCCAGTTCTCCCTGCTTCCCCCGACGGAGTCTCCGATATTCCCCGGGTCTTCGCCTAAGAGGAAGCGGTAGAGGGCGTGAACGCTCGCCGTCCACTTAGCGCCCTCGCCGAGAACCTTAACGACGCACTCTTGACCACGTGGAGGGTGGTGTGAGTTCTAACCTCAACTGGCTTCATAAGGCACCCTAACAGGTTGGAATGTATGTTTATTAAAGCTGCAGGTAAACTGAAACGGGGATTATCCAGCGGAGCTTGAAAGTTTTTCAGTGCACTAACGCCCCGCTCGAATAATAACCGCAAGGAGCTTGCATCATTAAACAAAAACTGTTATAAATGCCAAAAACAAGACATTAGTGCCAAATTAAAAACTTTTGAGGTGGTCAACATGGCCGAAAAGAAAAGAAAGAGGGTACTCATTCTCGGTGCCGCCGGAAGGGACTTCCACAACTTCAACGTCTTCTTCAGGGACAACCCCGAGTACGAGGTCGTTGCCTTCACCGCAACCCAGATTCCCGACATAGAGGGCAGACTCTACCCACCCGAGCTTGCCGGCGAGCTCTACCCGAACGGAATACCGATATGGAGTGAGGACGACCTTGAGAAGATAATCAAGGAGCACAACATTGATATCGTTGTCTTCGCCTACTCAGACGTCTCCCACGAGCACGTTATGCACCTCGCCTCTCGCGCTCACTCCGCTGGCGCTGACTTCTGGCTCCTCGGTCCAAAGAGCACCATGCTCAAGTCCAGCAAGCCGGTTATAGCGGTTACCGCCGTCAGAACTGGCTGTGGAAAGAGCCAGACCTCGAGAAAGGTTGCTCAGCTCCTCCAGGAGATGGGCTACAAGGTCGTCGCCATAAGACACCCGATGCCCTACGGCGACCTTAGGAAGCAGATCGTCCAGCGCTTCGCCAGCTACGAGGACCTCGACAAGCACGAGTGCACCATCGAGGAGAGGGAAGAGTACGAGCCCTACATCGACAGGGGCATGATCGTTTACGCCGGAGTTGACTATGAGAAGATCCTCCGCGAGGCCGAGAAGGAGGCCGACATAATCCTCTGGGACGGCGGAAACAACGACTTCCCGTTCTACGAGCCGGACCTCTGGATAGTCGTTACCGACCCGCACAGGCCTGGCCACGAGCTCAAGTACCACCCAGGTGAGACCAACTTCAGGGCTGCTGATGTCATAATCATCAACAAGATAGACACCGCCAACAGGGATGACATCCAGAAGGTCAGGGAGAGCATCGAGAAGGTTAACCCGAACGCCATCGTCATCGACGGCGCCTCACCGCTCTACGTCGACAAGCCCGAGCTCATCAAGGGCAAGCGCGTTCTCGTCGTCGAGGACGGTCCGACCCTCACCCACGGCGGCATGAAGTACGGTGCCGGTTACATCGCCGCCAAGAAGTACGGAGCTAAGGAAATAATCGACCCGAGGCCCTACGCCGTCGGCTCAATCATCGAGACCTACAAGAAATACCCGCACCTCGACGTCATCCTCCCGGCCATGGGCTACGGCAAGAAGCAGATCAAGGAGCTCGAGGAGACCATCAACAGGGCCGATGCCGATGTGGTCGTCATAGGAACCCCGATCGACCTCAGGCGCGTCATGAAGCTCAACAAGCCGGCCGTCCGCGTCAGGTACGAGCTCGAGGAGATCGGCGAGCCGAAGCTCAAGGACATCCTCAAGGAGTTCGTCGAGAAGTGCGAGAAGCTCAAGAAGTGAGCTTCTCAATTCATTTCCGGAACTTTTTTATTTATTAAGGTCGTATAAGCTCCGGTGATGATATGGAGGAGATGATTTTCTTTGCAGGATTCTTCTGGATATTGGCTCTGATAGCACTGGCGGCTACGATATGGGTTATCTACGACGTCTTCGTCAACCAGAAGGCGATGCCTGACATCGAGAAGGTGGTCTGGGTTCTTGTGGCGCTGTTCCTCGGCTGGATCGGCGCGATAATCTATTACTTCGTCGTCAAAGCGAGCGGCAAGTACGAGAGGCCACCAGAAGAGGAAACGCCCGATGAGCTCAAGGTATATTAACCCAAAACCTTTTAGGCATGACGCCTAACTATCCCTGCCCGGGGAGCACCGCCGAAGGCGGAGTCAATGAACTTGGGCGGGTTATTACCCCCTTTATAAATTGTGAAAACGGTTCTTCTTAAGATTCATAAATGGTTGAAAAGCGGGAGTTCCCAGCCTGTATAAATCACTCACCCAAGACCTGAACTATCACCCTTCTCCTCCTCGGCCTCACGTCCAGCTCGACGAAAAATATCTGCTGCCATATCCCCCGGACGAGCTTTCCATCAACCACAGGAAAGCACTCGCTCGCCCCGAGGAGCGTGGCCCTTATATGGGAGTGGGCGTTGTCGTCGATTCTGTCGTGAAGGTAGCCCTTGCCTTTGGGTATGAGCTCTCTCAGGGCCCTCTTGAAGTCCTCCAAGAGACCTGACTCGTGCTCTATCGTAACTATCGCCCCAGTAGCGCCGGGAACGAAGACGAGGACCTGGCCGTTCTTTATTCCCGACTCCTCGACAATTCTCTCGACCTCATGAGTTATGTCCACGAGGTCAATCTCGCCCTTCGTTGGGAAGTGAAGCTCCTTCGTGACGACCTTCATACCACCACCCAAGGAGAACTCCAAAGCCAAATCCTATTAGATTTGCGGCCATGTCGTAGGGCGAGAAAGTCCTGCCCGGGACGAATAGCTGGAGAAACTCGAGAAGGAAAGGCAGGGGGAGGAGGTAAAGGAAAGCAGACCATCCGAGGAAACCCAAAATGACGAACTCCAAGAAATGGACCACCTTATCACCGTGGGCAACGGGGGCAGAGGGTGTTCTAGGGGAGAGATTGAGAATGAAAAGCAGAAGGATATAAAGGACGAGTAGCTTCCGCCTCAAAGGCCATTCACCAGCCTCTTGAGCTTCTCCACGACCTCGAAGGGATCCCTCCCAAAGAGATAAACCACAGGCTCAACTCCAAAGCCACCCTCGTCCACCACGGCATCGTGGGTTCCATCCCTGAATGCATCTGCGATTATCTTGACGGCCTCGTCTTCCCCCAGCCCCCCGGTCTTAACCCTCGCAACGTTGAAACCCGCCCTTTCCAGGGCTAATTCAATGTCACTACCATAACGTATGTTCAGGACGCTCCTGACCTCTGGCCGAACCTTTCCAAGTTCCACGAGTATGCCAGCGGTGAAGCTGCTCGCGCCGAACTCGGGTGGCAAAGCGAAGGCCTTCCCCTTAACTGCCGTGATTCTCCCCGGAATGGCCGCGACGTCCTCAGAGCCTCCAGGGTTTGGAAGGGAATACGCGAAGTTGCTCCTGACCTCTGGAATAAGCGAGGGGAAAGCCTCGTTTCTGAGAAGCTCGTTAAGGGCCAAGTTAAGTCTCTCCAGTATCTCACCCCTCGTGGGTTGAGCTGAAAACAGCGACCTGCAAGCTTTCTCACTTATCCCGGCGTATTCTGAATAAAACCTGCACAGAAAACCGCTCTGGAAGAGTTCGAAGAGCCTGCGGGAGGTCAAAACTATGGCGTCCTCTTTAGTTCCACCGAAGAGGATTAGCTTCGACACTTCGGAGGCGAGCTTTTCGAGCTCATCGGCGACCTCCTTTGGGGGAACCTTGTATTTCCCTGCAAGATACTTGCTCACCATAGCCTGGGTTATGCCGAGATACCCAGCTATCTGGGCCTGCTTCATGCCACTCTTATAAAGGTTCTCAGCTATCTTGGCCCTGATGAAAGGCATGAGCTCCTCGGCAACGTAGAGGCTCGGCGTCCTCATAGCATCACCCTAAAACCTAGTTATTGAAGATTCGAACTGGGGTTTAAAGCGTTACTGTCAACAAGTTTATGTCAAAAAAATGTTTAAAAACCCATCGATTTTTACATTGGAAGGGCACTTATGGAATGGAAAGGACGCGACGTGATAAGCGTTAGGGACTTCTCCAAGGAGGACATCGAGTTTGTTTTGAAGGTTGCCGAGAGGCTCGAGGAAGAGCTCAACGAGAAGGGCTCGCTGGAGTACGCGAGGGGCAAAATTTTGGCCACCCTCTTCTTCGAGCCCTCGACCAGAACGAGACTGAGCTTTGAGAGCGCCATGCACCGCCTCGGAGGCTCGGTCATAGGCTTCTCCTCTGCATCGAGTACTTCAGTGAAGAAGGGAGAAAGCTTAGCTGACACAATAAAAACCGTTGAGCAGTACAGCGACGTCATAGTGATAAGGCATCCAATGGAAGGAGCCGCACGATTAGCGGCCGAAGTGGCGGATATTCCCGTCATAAACGCCGGGGATGGAAGCAACCAGCATCCCACTCAAACGCTCCTCGACCTTTACACTATAAAGCGCACCTTCGGAAAAATCGACGGCCTCAAAATAGGCCTCCTCGGAGACTTGAAGTACGGGAGAACCGTCCACAGCCTGGCTGAAGCTTTAGCATTCTACGATGTGGAGCTCTACCTCATCTCGCCGGAGCTTCTGAGGATGCCCAAGCACATCGTCGAGGAGCTCAAAGAGAGGGGTGTAAGGGTTCACGAGACGACCGATTTGGAGGGAACCATCGGAGAGCTCGATTTGCTCTACGTAACAAGGATTCAGAAGGAGCGCTTCCCAGACGAGCAGGAGTACCTCAAGGTCAAGGGAAGCTACCAGGTGAACTGCTCCCTTCTCAAGAACGCCAAGGAAGGCCTGAAGGTCAT
This genomic interval carries:
- a CDS encoding PLDc N-terminal domain-containing protein, whose product is MEEMIFFAGFFWILALIALAATIWVIYDVFVNQKAMPDIEKVVWVLVALFLGWIGAIIYYFVVKASGKYERPPEEETPDELKVY
- the psmB gene encoding archaeal proteasome endopeptidase complex subunit beta, producing the protein METKKTGTTTVGIKVKDGVVLAADTQASLDHMVETLNIRKIVPITDRIAITTAGSVGDVQALARMLEAEARYYQFTWGRPMSTKAMANLLSNILNENKWFPYLVQIVIGGYVNEPELANLDPLGGLIFDNYTATGSGSPFAIAVLEDGYKEDMSIEEAKELAVRAIRTAGKRDVYTGSKKVQVVVITKDGMEEEFVEFKD
- a CDS encoding cyclic 2,3-diphosphoglycerate synthase, with the protein product MAEKKRKRVLILGAAGRDFHNFNVFFRDNPEYEVVAFTATQIPDIEGRLYPPELAGELYPNGIPIWSEDDLEKIIKEHNIDIVVFAYSDVSHEHVMHLASRAHSAGADFWLLGPKSTMLKSSKPVIAVTAVRTGCGKSQTSRKVAQLLQEMGYKVVAIRHPMPYGDLRKQIVQRFASYEDLDKHECTIEEREEYEPYIDRGMIVYAGVDYEKILREAEKEADIILWDGGNNDFPFYEPDLWIVVTDPHRPGHELKYHPGETNFRAADVIIINKIDTANRDDIQKVRESIEKVNPNAIVIDGASPLYVDKPELIKGKRVLVVEDGPTLTHGGMKYGAGYIAAKKYGAKEIIDPRPYAVGSIIETYKKYPHLDVILPAMGYGKKQIKELEETINRADADVVVIGTPIDLRRVMKLNKPAVRVRYELEEIGEPKLKDILKEFVEKCEKLKK
- a CDS encoding thiamine-phosphate synthase family protein, with product MRTPSLYVAEELMPFIRAKIAENLYKSGMKQAQIAGYLGITQAMVSKYLAGKYKVPPKEVADELEKLASEVSKLILFGGTKEDAIVLTSRRLFELFQSGFLCRFYSEYAGISEKACRSLFSAQPTRGEILERLNLALNELLRNEAFPSLIPEVRSNFAYSLPNPGGSEDVAAIPGRITAVKGKAFALPPEFGASSFTAGILVELGKVRPEVRSVLNIRYGSDIELALERAGFNVARVKTGGLGEDEAVKIIADAFRDGTHDAVVDEGGFGVEPVVYLFGRDPFEVVEKLKRLVNGL
- a CDS encoding secondary thiamine-phosphate synthase enzyme YjbQ, with translation MKVVTKELHFPTKGEIDLVDITHEVERIVEESGIKNGQVLVFVPGATGAIVTIEHESGLLEDFKRALRELIPKGKGYLHDRIDDNAHSHIRATLLGASECFPVVDGKLVRGIWQQIFFVELDVRPRRRRVIVQVLGE
- the thrC gene encoding threonine synthase, with amino-acid sequence MKLRCTICGREYDKPVQRCECGEPVEFELFHGEPYIGKTVWERFYDFWPVEPDPELSLGEGDTPLVKSKLGKELGIRLYLKNETVNPTWSFKDRGTFLAISHAVREGYKAVGTVSTGNMAASVAAYAARAGLKAKILVSEKASKEKLKAVSVYGADVIRVKGDYGRLYFESLKLGERLGVYFMNSDNPFRVEGYKGISFEIAEEITPDYVLIPTSSGGLFRGVAKGFTELFASGLIDRIPTLVAVQAEGCSPICRAFEEGKERIERFESPKTIAHAIENPHPPSGNAVLKLLREMGGLCVTVSDEEIMKAQAELAREGLFVQPASATGIAALRKLRESRRIEEGAKVVSILSGAGLKTLGQLDIRDVRECPLEKLDECLKT
- the pyrB gene encoding aspartate carbamoyltransferase, whose amino-acid sequence is MEWKGRDVISVRDFSKEDIEFVLKVAERLEEELNEKGSLEYARGKILATLFFEPSTRTRLSFESAMHRLGGSVIGFSSASSTSVKKGESLADTIKTVEQYSDVIVIRHPMEGAARLAAEVADIPVINAGDGSNQHPTQTLLDLYTIKRTFGKIDGLKIGLLGDLKYGRTVHSLAEALAFYDVELYLISPELLRMPKHIVEELKERGVRVHETTDLEGTIGELDLLYVTRIQKERFPDEQEYLKVKGSYQVNCSLLKNAKEGLKVMHPLPRVDEIHPEVDKTPYALYFRQVFSGVPVRMALLGLTLGVL
- a CDS encoding VanZ family protein, yielding MVHFLEFVILGFLGWSAFLYLLPLPFLLEFLQLFVPGRTFSPYDMAANLIGFGFGVLLGWWYEGRHEGASLPNEGRD